The Rhipicephalus sanguineus isolate Rsan-2018 chromosome 10, BIME_Rsan_1.4, whole genome shotgun sequence genome segment GGTGCTTCAGCTAAagagcaccaagtattaaaaaattaagcatgggcGCTATGCATCTCAATAAtcgtagtattgttctgagccatatagagcacgtcagattattttttccaatccactaagctcagcaattaacaaagattgcttaatgaactttttaaatattgaatatagagaaaaatcttcaatgcaaacgttgtagcacttgttctgaaacgtcagaatattttaataataatatctggggtttaacgtcccaaaaccacgatatgattatgagagacgccgtagtggagggctccggaaatttcgaccatctggtgttctttaacgtgcacctaaatctaagtacacgggcctctaccatttcgcctccatcgaaatgcgaccgccgcggccgggatcgaacccgcgaccttcgggtcagcagccgagcaccgtaaccgctataccaccgcggcggacgtcaGAATATTTTATTCATGCTAGTATAACCGCCAAtccgataagctgggtaattaacaaagattgcttaactaacctttaaaatagtaactataACGAAAAATATTAACTAGGAAAGTTGTAACGTTTGTTAAGCAAGTTCGAATTGCTTCATCTATGCTAGAATAACTGCCCTGTtaaatttttttccagcttttttctagagtgcgcgaaattaaaaagtatacttggcgcaagttcGCTGAAACATCCTGTATAAACTTCGCGAACATTCGAAGGATTTGTACGAATTGTGTAATAACATGAATAATGTTGTAGGATTGCGAGGAACGCAGTAGTGGAGAGCACCGGGaaatttcaatcacctgtggttaGGTGCGCCTAACTATAggcacacggtcctctagcatttcgcctccatcgaaatgtggccgccgcggtggggattcgatcccgcgaccttcgggccaacagtcaagcaccataaccactagagcactgcaGCGAGTGTGCCTTATTCCTCGCGTTTTTTAACGCTAAACCTAAGgaaatgcagtaccaactagcccaccagtttGTTTTGTTAAAGTAAGTAACTCGTTAACTTAAAAGTGAGtgcatgcgagccagttggtacagTATCCAcatttaaaaacagcgcgaagtagacacggacaagaaagtgcacaggaCAATAATTTGGGCCATCAAATCAACCTCGTAACGCGcagatttttctttcttctggttTGGAGCTCGCGTTCGAGTTCTTGTCTATAGAGCTGAAATTTGGGCGACATTGTAGGAATTCACATTGAACAAGTAGCGCAAAAGACAGAAGAAGGAACAGGAACACGGTAGCGCTCGTCTGGTCTTCCTGTTCGTCCTTGCGTCGCTGTTTCTTGCGCCACTTGCTTAATATGGGTTATTGTCACCACTGCCTGTACTTGTTCCTCCTGTCCTTTTGTCTCTGCAGTTTCCCTGCTCCCATTTACACGAGAGGTGCAGAAGGGCAGAAGCACGTTCCTAAGTTATGCAGGCATCGGTACTGCTAAATAAACTTAAGAAAATTTGCGGTGGGTCTCAGTAAATATTTAAGGCTGTATACAACATGCGTTCACGGTATCCTATGATGTATCGGGTATCGCCAACGCTATAATCGTATACCTCTCTAAGAATTGCGTAGTCCCATGCATCCAGCGCTACATCGTAATAGAATGCTCGGGATCGATAGGACACCCGCAACGACCTAAGACGAAGGACAGAGAGCGGTAAAAGAGATGACAGATGATGATAGAGAAGAGCTGTTGGGGGCCACGACGTAGCATATAGGCCTAGATGACCAGCGAGAGACGGTGAACAGGGCCAGGGTGGCTGCAACAGCCTACGGGTTGTGCAATGAGGAAGCCGTTTGCCCGAGGGAGAGAAGACACCTTTCTTTCTAGCTTGATAGATCTCAAACAAACGTTTGATTCTGTCTCGCTCTGTAGGTAACATTGTCTCAACCTCTGTCTCATTCAGTGCCATAGGATGGGGTCAGGAGAttaataaggcgaaagcgttagatgcctcatcaaacacgaaaattgactgtcggcgtcaacacgagtaatgcaaaaaatcatcgtgacTTGATGACGCCACCATTCGACGTCATCATGATCTCACAAGCTGCCAAAATATTGTGACATCATCACAACGTCACTTTGACGTCATGTAACGTGAAGtggcatgatggcgtcatcacatgtcGTCGTATGGtcgggccgatcatggaggcagtgtaaaaccagatGAGGCGCAGAAAGGTTCCGGAGGGgaagcgggggaggatcaatacatcgaccgagaagaaaaagaagacggctttcgccttcgagtcgtcttgggcaaaTGCATAAGCGACGCACCCTTGTGAGTTTTTAAACTGCGGTTGTTATGCACTTTATGGTGGACTGTGCACGCGGTAATACGGTACAAGGCTCGAGGGCTTGCGGCGGTCCAGGAGCATCTCAAGAAGCCATGCTCGATAATTTAATAAAGCACGTTTGAGGCGCCCTATACAGCGCCGCCACCCGGGGAGTTGAGCCACACTTATCGTCTCTGGTCGCTGTGGCTTACTGCCACACGCGCTGGCGTCTTTGCTCCCGCATTATTGCATTAGAAGCTAGAACGCTCCCAGGGGGCACAAGTGCTTTGTGTGGGAACACTGTGAATAGCGGCTGCAACCATAGTGACAGCCGTCAAAGTTCGCGCTCCTGATGCAAACGCTAAACTTAGATGTAAGCGATGTGGCAatattaaaaaatcacagcatatccacggagtgaatgatgatgagtgggtgaagctgcggaggttcatcggtaaaccgtgaatcttccatgaattctgcccagtacatcatcaccgacgtgagatcgggcgcgtttatactaaaggttcgatgagttatgacgacttgcagctcactttaattttacatgtacgctgtgaattttcgttgtttagaaaaccattgctttagaaaacatctgtcgtctttcgttggtttatttcatcaatcaacggcgttttgaacaaagtttttattgtttaatcacgcacaggagaaatctcaccaggcactaccttggaggtaaacaatggctgctaatgggaatgagagacagaagaagtcggcttttagctaacacttacacttctacttctactaacgtttcctactggaacatgccaatggctgctaatggggaatgagagacagaagaattcggcttttagttaacgcgcacgctgcgaattttttattgttcaacaacgcacaggaaaaatctcccaccggcaccaccttggaggtcaaagcataagactggttacgcactacgactactacgactacgactacgagggacgaacgggtgccgccttaaggagcttcgcccctaaaataaaggtcagtttcgccgcgagggcgaagcaatgaatgataTAGCAACAAATTAAAATGCTATACGAAGCCAGGTTAGCAGCTAACTCATTTACCATCCAACGTGGCgtaactcaacgaaacgctggcttaaggaaacgcggccgctgcagcgagcgaagcgaccatTGCCATGTCTATCGCTTCACGAACAGTGGTCAGAACGGAGCACGTACAAATgtacgagccgtctgctggtccctgtcaagatagcgctcgcacgctttcactcgcacgtgtTCTCACTCGTGTCCTCACACGCTTTCAGTCGCACATAAAATATAAGACGAGCGGGGCCATGTTATGTATTTGGACATTATACGGAACATAACGCCGACGTCGACACCAACGGCGAAGGTGCGCCTGGTGTGTTTATATATGTGCTATGGAAACAAAACCCTGAGAGACAAACCGAGCAGTCCTCGCTATTCGAGCGCAGTATTTCGCGATTAGTGgggactgggcgagttggtatatcaTTCTAAGAACGGTAAATGTAACATGGGAAAGAATAATTATTCAAGCCGACCAGAAGAAGGATCAACATTGTGTTCCTCATTTTGAGTCACTCGACTGTCGCTTCCTTTTCCATGTTGAGCTGTACCTTGTTTGAGAATATCGCGATCTAGAATTGGTGGTGTTAATTCTTTTTTCTACGCCAGGTACGAAGGGCATACGGGTCGCTTGAGTTGATCAGCGTGGTGAAGACTGCAAAGCCAATGCGGGCACCACGTGGCGTAAAAACAGTACAGAGAACAAGAGCGATACTCAAgtctgattaaaaaaaaacacttcctgTTTCTCAATACAATGCTATGTTTAAAAGCGCTTGTTCTGTGCGTTTCCGTGTCTTTGTGTTGTGTCCTTGCGTTAAACCATGATTATTAGCTATGTCTGAAGTATTTCTGCCTTGACTACGTTGATACAgaatataaagaaaatgaaagagacaGAACACGTCAGAATTAGGTGATTTATTTTTTAGTTTGCAGAGACCATCATTATTACTAACCCATGGTTCCTCAAATCTGTAGActgataataatatctagggtttaacgtcccaaaatcacgatatggttatgagagacgccgtagtcgagggctcccgaaatttcgaccagctggggttctttaacgtgcacctaaatctaagtacacgggcctcaaacatttccgcctccatcgaaaatgcagccgccgcgaaaTCTGTAGACTAATATCGCAGATGTAATACAACGCCTTGCTCCAGTAAAGGCTGGCAAACGAATGTACACACAACAAAAGAAACAGCTTCGGAAGGGAAGCTACTGCAATTAAAAAAAGTAGGGTTTATATTATAAAATATGTTACAAAACAATGTATATATTTATGAACATTAGAAGTTGCTGCTATATTTAGGAATCAGGAAAATATCTTTTAGCTGCTTTAAAATGAGCGAAAAGTATTTATTGTTCTGCCTGCAGTAACACTCTCTGATGTGTATGTTCTTGCGTCTTTTAAACCGCAATACCTTTCAGCAATAAACACGTTCTCAGCATACGTGGCGTAATTTAACGACCAGTGCGAAGCAGCTGCGTTATAATAGACCGAAAAAAAGTTAGAACAATGTGCCTTTACCTTGCCATAGAAGAATACTGCCCAAGGAACAATTAGGCGAGAGTGttcataattactttgtcgtAAGAAATTTTGTCGCTGTCATCATAATCATCTTTATCGTAGCCATCACAATCGGCCGCATTGGTCAAAGAAACGAAGGAAGAAGTGTGACTGGAAAACATAATCATCATCAAATTACAAGTCCGCCATAGCGTGTGCGTGCCATTCGAAAGCACGAGTCAACGTCGTGAGCCACGCTGTCATGCCTAACTTCCACGCCACGCTGCTCTCCGGTCTTCTTGTCCTGGTCGTCGTCTTGGGGCCCTCCTCGATGGCTCGAGGTCGCAAGGACGGCGTCGCCGGTGACGTCGAGTGCAAATTCCACTGCCCGCACTCCCTGAAACCCACGCCTCGCGCCCTCTACAAGAGTTCTTCGAACGGCTGCGGCACCGAGGCGTTCCGGCTGCCGGCGTCGGCGCTGCCGCACCCGGACTTCGAGGCCTGCTGCAACGAGCACGACGTCTGCTACGACACGTGCCTCTCGGACAAGGCACAGTGCGACGCGGCCTTCGACGCCTGTATGAAGCGCATCTGCGACACCAAGGTAACGACTGGCAAGGACTCGTGCGTCTCGACGGCCGACCTGTTCATGAGCTTGACCACGAACCTGGGTTGCGACCCCTTTATAAACTCTCAGAAGCAGGCATGCGCGTGCCAATCCGACGGCGACCTGTAGGCCGCGAACTTAAACTATGAGACATGTGCGCCGAGTCCCGACTTGATTTAAACATCAAGGACTTGCTACTTGATGCCGGTTGCAGGTTGCACGCATTGCAAAGCGCACGGAGATAATTCTGCGCGCCGTTTTTCACACCTTAACCGAAATAAACTAGAGAAGTTGTGCTTTCGGTTTTTCATCGGATCGTTCCTTTGTGCTATAGCgccaaagtgcgttggcgggctggTTGGTTGGTGATCATAATACGTTTaaacagcgcgactggacgcagACAGAGGAAGCACACGGGCGCACACGCAGTGCTGACGAAATTCAACTGGGAATGTTTATTTGCTATGTGAAGAGTGTTGGGCATTGAGCTCGACATGTACAAAGTATGTGCGATATATCATCCCTATTTTTATCAGTTGTCCTCGACGTCTCAACTCACCAGCGGTGCTCAGGAGTTCCTTGGCACAGCAAGTACCGCTTGGGATAGTGCAAGTCAGTCTGCTAGCAGGTCAGTCGACGAAGCAATGATTTACCAGTTTCCTCTGCCCCAAGAGCAGTTTAAAAGTAAACGCGCCAAGTATCGTTAGAAGCATAACCGTGCGATTAGAATAGAGGTAAaaacgtgatgatgatgataacgatgatGACCAGGTACGTAGCCAGGATGTTTTTTCAGGCGGAGGagggcctaattgttcgaaagaaagtctttctatggcaaaaagaaagaaaagttgcccgggaatatagaaggctggacaaaTTTCGCGCCCCCCCACCTGCCTATGTGCCTGATGATGACCTCTTCCTGGTGGCGCTCACCCACAGAGGGAGATGGTCCAAGAACCGCGCGGCAGGATAAGGTAAATACCTATGAAGCTAAACGGAACTGGAAACTTAGACTAAAACAAAAACattgaataaatgaaaatgcttgACGAGCAAGCGGACAGGCTATCATCTGGGCTTTATGACGGAAATAGATAATGACGGATTTCAAACCAAGAATATGAACAGATaaaaatagactaacacggtaatcttcttgtttcatttatgtaatcgaacacagcaAAGCAGGCATACCTGTGGCTGTAACCTAATGAAGTGCCGCCAGATGATCAGATTACTGCAACATTTATTGCTAATTGTAACTTCTGAGGTGGAgctacaaggtatctttttctGTTATTAGAATAGCGGCGACAGAATAAAAAAATACTCTGATGTTTCGATTTCGTTGCAAAATATGCATAAAGGGGACTCCTTGAGTCCAGCTTTATGTAAGCAATAACTCAATTGTGGGGCTGTACAGCGTAATCTGCTGTAAGGCACTTCTAAGTGGCGAGATACACATCACTGTTTATTCCAGCATATCTTAGATATGCGATGTCTTTAAATTTATCCAATGATAGCTTGCCTATTTcactttgcaaacaagcatttatGAACCTTAATGCTGTCACGTAAGGCGTATCtggtaaaaaaaacgccaggcctgcgctgaaaccgcagcacagtcacagcgaaagctggaagagcggcgtttctagagcccgttgtaagctctcttggggctacaatacaagtacactagaaaggtacccactacgccataaatcacaatttttgtgaagttgggatgcacctactaagccattattcgccattctgcggagaagcaaggcaccagctacacgtctgtaagtcattatgtgcactttgttgacgcgacgactgatgacgatgaagaattatggcacagccctttgtagtgggttggaagttttaaacggcccaccagttatgtaatttgcattgggtgacgcccggtcgctatttccctctcccgtcatgctttataacatacgttgacgtgggagagagacggggggggggacgaagaactttactgagaccccgaggaaacgggtcatgcgcttatgggcttccttggcaaccaatacaagtgcacttgcgaggaacccactacgctataaatcattgtaactttaatgagacctcgaggaaatggatcatgcgcgtatgggcttccttggtaaccaatacaagtgcacttgcgaggaacccactacgctctaaatcattgtaattttactgagaccccgagtaaatggatcatgcgcttatgggcttccctggcaagcaatacaagtgcacttgcgaggaacccactacgctataaatcattgtaatttttgagaagtagggcagcaggcactgtgccatttttcgtcattctacggagagccgtggtacccgcttaacgcatgtaaggcattatgcgcactttgttgatgctgtgccttatgacgacaaagaattatggcagatccctttgtaaagggttggaagcattcaacaagctactcgttgcgcagttcgcattgtgtgacgcctggttacagaattcgcgttgtgcgacgcttggtgcttattttacgcttctatcacgctatattgcatatgctaatgtggttccttcccgatatgaagcctgtataggacctttttgcaaagcagtttcaagcaccggcatggctcagaggttgaatactgggctcccacg includes the following:
- the LOC119372418 gene encoding group XIIA secretory phospholipase A2; this encodes MPNFHATLLSGLLVLVVVLGPSSMARGRKDGVAGDVECKFHCPHSLKPTPRALYKSSSNGCGTEAFRLPASALPHPDFEACCNEHDVCYDTCLSDKAQCDAAFDACMKRICDTKVTTGKDSCVSTADLFMSLTTNLGCDPFINSQKQACACQSDGDL